The following are encoded together in the uncultured Sphaerochaeta sp. genome:
- a CDS encoding YesL family protein → MNINTIFDPDNVVWAFLLKLYYLAFAGLLWFISSLPIITIGAATVSLYSYCFNVLDGNEGYVVRTFFSTFKRVFLQATIVFLLIAVCLAFLVFDAWFFLQQIPMLFFVAISLMLLVLVGSVHVFPLLSRKQQSLKTLLASSCILGFKHLPISITILVIAGLHTLSVYYAPVTILFSAGLACALSTMFIRALYIRIGI, encoded by the coding sequence ATGAATATCAATACGATTTTTGATCCTGATAACGTTGTATGGGCTTTTTTGCTGAAGCTGTACTATTTGGCCTTTGCAGGATTGCTTTGGTTTATATCCAGCCTCCCCATTATTACCATTGGTGCTGCTACAGTGAGTCTCTATTCATACTGTTTCAATGTACTGGATGGTAATGAAGGGTACGTTGTCAGGACCTTCTTCTCAACGTTCAAGCGCGTATTTCTGCAAGCTACTATTGTATTTCTCCTAATCGCCGTATGTTTAGCCTTTCTGGTTTTTGATGCTTGGTTTTTTCTACAGCAGATCCCAATGCTTTTCTTTGTAGCTATAAGTCTCATGCTATTGGTATTAGTTGGATCGGTACATGTATTTCCCTTGCTTTCTAGAAAACAACAGTCTTTGAAAACTCTACTTGCTTCTTCATGTATCTTGGGATTCAAGCATCTTCCAATAAGCATTACTATTCTCGTAATTGCTGGATTACACACTCTTTCTGTATATTATGCTCCAGTAACCATCCTGTTTTCAGCAGGATTGGCCTGTGCACTTTCAACAATGTTTATACGAGCACTGTATATTCGTATCGGTATCTAA
- a CDS encoding extracellular solute-binding protein, which produces MKKLLLLMTISLVAIGMLFAGGATETAAPAKAAVSYEVTEPITIEWWHALEQQYWPLVDEIVGDFNNSDSLVTVEAKYIGNYATVNETLVAAHAAGSGLPALTVANTPYVAEYGKGGLTEDLTPYIEATGYDIDDFGEGMIAATSYEGKQVTLPFLISTQVIYYNKTMADKEGIVIPKKIADLDAFMKKASKVSSDGTTDRWAIIIPGWDQWYFEPMYLNSGVKIVNEDRVSTDLAGPISVDLTKKFQNWVNNGYTYWASGTSASSNMRQNFVDQKTFSVIHTSSLYNLYTGLIGDNFELGMAWLPSGDTKISEIGGSVLLIPAKNDQKTKNAAWEFLQYLIGKNVNMKWADGTGYIPTRNSVLSSSEGDEFLERKPAFKAIFDNLDEINPRIQHPGWNQLATIWKSYLDQIMIEGVDVESNLEYMAEEIDEVLADSE; this is translated from the coding sequence ATGAAAAAATTGCTACTTCTTATGACTATCTCATTAGTCGCAATAGGTATGCTCTTCGCCGGTGGTGCAACAGAAACAGCCGCTCCTGCAAAAGCAGCTGTATCATACGAAGTAACCGAACCGATCACGATCGAATGGTGGCATGCTCTTGAACAACAGTATTGGCCGTTGGTTGATGAGATTGTTGGAGATTTCAACAACAGTGATTCTTTGGTTACTGTGGAAGCAAAATACATTGGTAACTATGCTACCGTAAACGAAACCTTGGTTGCTGCTCATGCAGCTGGAAGTGGTCTTCCTGCTCTTACTGTAGCAAACACTCCTTATGTTGCTGAATATGGTAAAGGAGGACTTACTGAAGATCTTACCCCTTACATTGAAGCAACTGGGTATGATATTGATGACTTCGGTGAAGGTATGATTGCAGCAACCAGTTATGAAGGCAAGCAAGTAACACTACCATTTCTTATTTCCACACAGGTTATTTACTATAACAAGACCATGGCGGACAAGGAAGGTATTGTTATTCCAAAGAAAATTGCTGATCTTGATGCTTTCATGAAGAAAGCAAGCAAAGTATCCAGTGATGGTACTACAGATCGTTGGGCGATCATCATCCCAGGTTGGGACCAATGGTACTTTGAACCAATGTACCTCAACAGTGGTGTAAAGATTGTCAATGAAGATCGTGTAAGTACAGATCTTGCCGGCCCTATCTCTGTTGATCTCACTAAAAAGTTCCAGAATTGGGTCAATAATGGGTATACCTATTGGGCAAGTGGCACGAGTGCCTCTTCAAATATGAGACAAAATTTTGTCGATCAGAAGACATTCTCTGTTATTCATACCAGTAGCTTGTATAATCTGTATACTGGTTTGATTGGTGACAATTTCGAGCTTGGCATGGCTTGGCTCCCATCTGGGGATACCAAGATCAGTGAGATTGGTGGAAGTGTTCTGCTGATTCCTGCAAAGAATGACCAGAAGACCAAGAACGCTGCTTGGGAATTCCTGCAGTACCTGATTGGTAAGAATGTTAACATGAAGTGGGCAGATGGCACTGGTTACATCCCAACGAGAAACTCAGTTCTTTCTAGTTCTGAAGGGGATGAGTTCTTGGAGAGAAAACCTGCCTTCAAGGCCATTTTTGACAATCTTGATGAGATTAATCCTAGAATCCAGCATCCAGGTTGGAACCAATTGGCAACTATCTGGAAATCATATCTTGACCAGATCATGATCGAGGGTGTGGATGTAGAATCCAATCTTGAATATATGGCTGAAGAGATTGATGAGGTTCTTGCAGACTCTGAGTAA
- a CDS encoding sugar ABC transporter permease has protein sequence MKQRTPLQRRIESGKDFATVLPALLFLGLFIYYPVVQVVRISFTNWNLINDNYKYVGLKNWIWLFQGSGTKYLLNSLKVTALFTLGELTITIVGGMIFALIMNRITASFSVMRALVFLPKYVAMSSAAVVFIWILNTQNGILNFFIEQFGGERVNWLGDRNRALLSILMLTGWRTVGYGMMIYIASMRGISKNYYEAASIDGASKWIQFSRITLPLLSPTTLFLFVTTFISAMKVFQSVDVLTSGGPYRSTEVIVFMIYKYAMEDFRMDRASTIAVVFFLVLLAITAATMRISNKRVNYDA, from the coding sequence ATGAAACAACGTACTCCACTACAACGACGTATAGAATCAGGAAAAGACTTTGCAACGGTTCTTCCTGCATTACTGTTTTTGGGGCTGTTTATTTACTATCCAGTAGTACAGGTAGTAAGAATCAGTTTCACCAATTGGAATTTGATTAATGATAACTATAAATATGTGGGACTGAAGAACTGGATATGGTTGTTTCAGGGATCTGGCACAAAGTATCTCTTGAATTCCTTGAAAGTTACAGCGCTTTTTACCCTTGGAGAACTTACCATCACGATTGTTGGGGGTATGATCTTTGCGCTTATCATGAACAGAATCACTGCATCTTTTTCCGTCATGCGTGCTTTGGTATTTCTTCCAAAATATGTTGCTATGTCCAGTGCAGCTGTTGTTTTTATCTGGATATTGAACACACAGAACGGTATTCTTAACTTTTTCATTGAACAGTTCGGGGGAGAGCGCGTCAATTGGTTGGGTGACCGGAATCGTGCACTGCTGTCTATTCTCATGCTTACTGGATGGAGAACGGTGGGCTATGGCATGATGATCTATATTGCCTCAATGCGAGGTATCAGCAAAAATTACTATGAAGCTGCATCAATTGATGGTGCAAGCAAGTGGATCCAATTTTCAAGAATCACTCTACCTCTTCTCTCTCCCACTACACTTTTCCTTTTTGTGACAACTTTTATCTCTGCTATGAAGGTATTCCAATCGGTAGATGTACTTACTTCTGGAGGGCCGTATCGTTCCACTGAAGTGATTGTTTTCATGATCTACAAGTATGCAATGGAAGATTTCCGAATGGATCGTGCATCCACCATTGCAGTAGTCTTCTTCCTCGTGCTGCTAGCTATCACCGCTGCTACGATGAGAATATCCAACAAGAGGGTGAACTATGATGCATGA